A part of Oncorhynchus gorbuscha isolate QuinsamMale2020 ecotype Even-year linkage group LG09, OgorEven_v1.0, whole genome shotgun sequence genomic DNA contains:
- the LOC124043008 gene encoding norrin-like, translating to MRPPAPLSPPSGLLLLLVFCPLVVVAQASSSKTESGHSTHHGDTNPDRCMRHHFVETITHSIYKCHSNMVLLARCEGHCSHTSRSDPLISFSSVLKQPFKSTCFCCKPHTSKLKAVRLRCAGGSRITATYRYILACNCEECS from the exons ATGCGGCCCCCAgcccccctttctcccccctcagggctgctgctgttgctggtcTTCTGCCCCCTAGTGGTGGTAGCGCAGGCCAGCAGCAGTAAGACGGAGAGCGGACACAGCACACACCATGGAGACACAAACCCAGACCGCTGTATGAGGCATCACTTCGTGGAGACCATCACACACTCCATCTACAAGTGCCACTCCAAT atgGTGTTGCTAGCTCGGTGCGAGGGCCACTGCAGCCACACGTCCCGCTCCGACCCTCTCATCTCCTTCAGCTCGGTGTTGAAGCAGCCCTTCAAGAGTACCTGTTTCTGCTGCAAGCCCCACACCTCCAAGCTGAAGGCTGTGAGACTCCGCTGCGCTGGAGGGAGCCGCATCACAGCAACCTACCGCTACATCCTCGCCTGCAACTGTGAGGAGTGCAGCTGA